In Triplophysa rosa linkage group LG7, Trosa_1v2, whole genome shotgun sequence, the following proteins share a genomic window:
- the LOC130556267 gene encoding salivary glue protein Sgs-3-like has translation MDKYHWKGCGSKNLCGLLDTIASTNTPLYNIPTHNTKPSSNTTPNTKPTSNTNPTHNTKPTTNTPLYNIPTHNTKPSSNTTPNTKPTSNTNPTHNTKPTTNTPLYNIPTHNTKPSSNTTPNTKPTSNTNPTHNTKPTTNTPLYNIPTHNTKPSSNTTPNTKPTSNTNPTHNTKPTTNTPLYNIPTHNTKPSSNTTPNTKPTSNTNPTHNTKPTTNTPLYNIPTHNSKPTSNTNPTQNTKPSSNSSHNIKPTTNTNHISYNIPTSNTNPTHNTKPSSNTSHISHNIPTLNTKPLSNTNPTPNTKPTTNTNTPLYNIPTHNSKPSSNTSPNTNNTQYSKPTTNTPLYNISTHNTKPSSNTNHISYNIPTANTITTHNSKPTHNSKPSSNTSPNTKPTSNTNTTPNTKLTPTPKPTLHNKGTFWLRDHNFILLLITLISVIFI, from the coding sequence ATGGACAAATACCACTGGAAGGGCTGTGGCTCAAAAAATCTTTGTGGACTCTTAGACACCATCGCTAGCACTAACACTCCCCTTTACAATATACCTACCCATAACACTAAACCTTCCTCCAACACTACCCCAAACACTAAACCTACGTCCAACACCAACCCTACCCATAACACTAAACCTACAACTAACACTCCCCTTTACAATATACCTACCCATAACACTAAACCTTCCTCCAACACTACCCCAAACACTAAACCTACGTCCAACACCAACCCTACCCATAACACTAAACCTACAACCAACACTCCCCTTTACAATATACCTACCCATAACACTAAACCTTCCTCCAACACTACCCCAAACACTAAACCTACGTCCAACACCAACCCTACCCATAACACTAAACCTACAACCAACACTCCCCTTTACAATATACCTACCCATAACACTAAACCTTCCTCCAACACTACCCCAAACACTAAACCTACGTCCAACACCAACCCTACCCATAACACTAAACCTACAACCAACACTCCCCTTTACAATATACCTACCCATAACACTAAACCTTCCTCCAACACTACCCCAAACACTAAACCTACGTCCAACACCAACCCTACCCATAACACTAAACCTACAACCAACACTCCCCTTTACAATATACCAACCCATAACTCTAAACCTACCTCCAACACCAACCCTACCCAAAACACTAAACCTTCCTCCAACTCTTCCCATAACATTAAACCTACAACCAACACCAATCATATCTCTTACAATATACCTACCTCCAACACCAACCCTACCCATAACACTAAACCTTCATCCAACACAAGTCATATCTCTCACAATATACCTACCCTTAATACCAAACCTTTATCCAACACCAACCCCACCCCTAACACTAAACCTACAACCAACACCAACACTCCCCTTTACAATATACCTACTCATAACTCTAAACCTTCCTCCAACACTTCCCCAAACACCAACAATACTCAATACTCTAAACCTACAACCAACACACCCCTTTACAATATATCTACCCATAACACTAAACCTTCATCCAACACCAATCATATCTCTTACAATATACCTACCGCCAACACCATCACTACCCATAACAGTAAACCTACCCATAATTCTAAACCTTCCTCAAACACTTCCCCAAACACTAAACCGACCTCCAACACCAACACTACCCCTAACACTAAACTTACCCCTACACCTAAACCTACTCTGCACAACAAAGGTACATTTTGGCTGAGAGACCACAACTTCATTCTTCTACTGATTACTTTAATTAGTGTCATTTTCATTTAA